The Hippocampus zosterae strain Florida chromosome 20, ASM2543408v3, whole genome shotgun sequence genome contains a region encoding:
- the jcada gene encoding junctional cadherin 5-associated protein — protein MYSVEDLLISHGYKLPKPSTASTAPTPTPASTSRHAPPSSPPSYGKHHERPSSRTVNGYERGSRLTYANNCGSRRPQVYVTGSGCPNNNVQPGDRSQSRQEGEIQGQIETPSFGESLTSDSGFCDGTRGQQMQSKDVSFWRRRGQDFTVLLDYADHRECRAGAHGEYNRPERPQQAKGQELPVEERQRVAQERQRWVAQVQARAKEREAALKQWRMATERKCQSLGTEEWRPAVSFSRQMSQSEGERWAQEQQRLRARTPEGMVVHSRTKAKSQSMPRMLRPESLQYVDMASCGQDLYRRVNGHPLSHQDLYRAPRWPENGRPASANQLSVTPKPRFTRPPRPPSYEMHQQIRGSCELLSGRDSVISHTRDRTPIPILRTGDAPLDYFAQDSGPPGYIPPPSYKRAPVIIGGRRGYGEIAVDYRYRGDVYQQIHVAPDGTHWIARHPAGSWSESSRERCIAGHKQLHPVCTSQEHPGGKVQYISFDDPRIRHISSALGGNSLTDADKIRHIRNELPGTAASEPASGNSAFMPPPGGAFIAAKLASDANQTSSCDFDNDNKRWRSHLHKATVDHFSATDQNCNTFSKNRRPPPSPSSAFQAPVRRAASRQGSSLDQVFAETITQVKKIVPESGLDNNRNTKRRVSETIFCLVSVPLHTPTNLNKDASADQNNNDTARTLPRTNTETFAVGLKETRSLRSKSVNEMPISVHYSHFHTTSTSSLRNSKRAPLRKEIIDAWALQANEDKEMCYSGSWPGNQYRNQETQTGSPLTVVKSPELQSPPGAQEPVHSASETPTDSGVGTDNGSSYGYPMAGQKNLHPSSNSAFSRLGGSPTPQQASQTSEQSISSPSKHDSGAPNTSSPKKSNSSPPECPEQVAFGQFLLKPVTRRPFDAIGELETINKEMEDTISKRRHVGRSVDDLDGMNKRNGRYRSGTHFRIGLEAGREARSLPPTLTDKTVMKIRSKSFPSADDLESVGARQTFCRPQTNVPFTNETCAIPSPGGRRAAPSLPQHSHSNRLYRQDIPVPQESLLRDVGLTVYTETPGGGGEATRSLHHTDLTVQLSSECGAVHGKNCDGAEHSFDLELQEKVETETRAQLDKMSQSKSELNLSIGGSRSEMFQLSKSHSSPLVTGEVSHAFKENGHDECCHSEPLKYKTNESTIADVHLETLLTQEKANALPAEDLSSLYEVKCAKGIPENESIEQRAARILGIPVPMETLGVSEKNDDAETPVDETPHCPGEGERNVFEGPEQVEQGSTILLGTEMKEVQVSKLGKDRNEDSKQKHNNNQHDGERSEEDVTQSAVVLDLPEFPPCRLSLSLPVSPDEKRPLRKGEKKCSTTQPSRKFIEALQDKLSSSANISGTSLGRSTTDRIARLKELQSVSRIRRLSLKGSDSNRDCNSEERDGDRRENLVEGEATLEVEEKQEHEEGPNAQIGRRKVEDVERDHACVTEDEVAPPKEACQPGEDNENICKGDGKSKEVKQTDDDFALQAIKEGAREDDGAKTEEPEGKVELDIGHNADKQQAAEVSPSKMTNDVKVDKLPKAKLRTKLQKPPLLPKPRSVPKREITLPLGLSPGTLTPSNMEEAEMLSISDSYDPSRVERV, from the exons ATGTACAGCGTGGAGGATCTCCTCATTTCTCATGGATATAAGCTACCCAAGCCCAGCACCGCctccaccgccccgaccccaaCCCCGGCATCCACATCCCGACATGCGCCCCCCTCTTCACCTCCATCTTACGGTAAACACCACGAGAGGCCCAGTAGCAGGACAGTGAATGGCTATGAACGAGGCTCGAGATTGACATACGCAAACAACTGCGGGAGCAGGCGCCCTCAAGTATACGTGACTGGAAGCGGCTGCCCCAACAACAACGTCCAACCCGGGGACAGGAGCCAATCCAGGCAAGAGGGTGAAATCCAGGGCCAAATTGAAACGCCGTCATTTGGAGAGTCGCTGACCTCAGACAGCGG GTTCTGTGATGGCACCAGAGGTCAACAGATGCAGTCCAAAGACGTGTCCTTCTGGAGAAGGAGAGGCCAGGACTTCACCGTGCTGCTGGACTATGCTGACCACAGAGAGTGCCGCGCGGGAGCGCATGGGGAATATAACAGACCAGAGAGACCTCAACAAGCAAAAGGTCAAGAGTTGCCCGTTGAGGAGCGTCAGAGAGTAGCCCAGGAGCGGCAACGCTGGGTGGCCCAGGTACAGGCTCGTGCGAAAGAGAGGGAAGCGGCTCTCAAACAGTGGAGGATGGCCACCGAGAGGAAGTGCCAGAGCCTGGGGACAGAGGAGTGGCGTCCAGCTGTCAGTTTTAGTCGCCAGATGTCGCAGAGTGAGGGTGAACGTTGGGCACAGGAGCAGCAGCGGCTCCGCGCCAGGACACCGGAGGGAATGGTAGTCCATTCCAGGACCAAAGCCAAGTCCCAGTCCATGCCCAGGATGCTGCGACCTGAGAGCCTGCAATATGTGGACATGGCCTCGTGCGGTCAGGACTTATACAGGCGGGTTAATGGCCACCCACTGTCACACCAGGACCTTTACAGGGCACCCCGCTGGCCGGAGAACGGCAGGCCAGCGAGTGCCAACCAGTTATCAGTAACGCCAAAGCCCCGCTTCACTCGGCCCCCCAGACCTCCCTCCTATGAAATGCACCAGCAGATTAGGGGAAGCTGTGAGTTGTTGTCCGGTAGAGACTCGGTTATTTCCCATACCAGGGACAGGACTCCCATACCCATCTTACGGACAGGTGATGCTCCACTAGACTATTTTGCACAGGATTCTGGACCTCCAGGATACATCCCTCCCCCATCGTATAAGAGAGCCCCTGTGATTATCGGAGGGCGCCGGGGATACGGTGAGATTGCAGTTGATTACAG GTACAGAGGTGACGTGTACCAGCAGATACACGTGGCTCCGGATGGAACTCATTGGATCGCTCGACATCCAGCAGGTTCTTGGTCAGAGTCATCCAGAGAGAGGTGCATTGCAGGCCACAAGCAGCTCCATCCTGTATGTACTTCGCAAGAGCATCCAGGCGGAAAAGTGCAATATATCTCCTTTGATGACCCCCGCATACGGCACATTTCTTCAGCTCTCGGTGGTAATTCCCTGACAGACGCTGACAAGATACGTCACATCCGCAACGAACTCCCCGGCACCGCCGCGTCGGAGCCCGCATCCGGCAACAGTGCCTTTATGCCCCCGCCGGGGGGGGCTTTTATCGCTGCCAAACTGGCCAGCGATGCTAATCAGACGTCTTCGTGTGACTTTGACAATGACAATAAGAGGTGGCGCAGCCATTTGCACAAAGCGACTGTCGACCACTTCTCAGCAACTGACCAAAATTGCAACACTTTTTCCAAAAACCGACGTCCTCCTCCATCGCCATCTTCAGCCTTTCAGGCCCCAGTCAGAAGAGCAGCGTCTCGCCAGGGGTCCAGTTTAGATCAGGTCTTTGCAGAAACCATCACACAAGTCAAGAAAATTGTCCCAGAATCAGGGTTGGACAACAACAGAAATACAAAGAGAAGAGTTAGCGAGACCATTTTCTGCCTTGTGTCCGTTCCCCTTCACACACCAACTAACCTTAACAAAGATGCATCAGCAGATCAGAACAACAACGACACAGCACGAACTCTGCCCAGGACCAATACAGAAACCTTTGCCGTCGGCCTCAAAGAGACCCGCAGCCTCCGAAGTAAGTCAGTGAATGAGATGCCCATCAGTGTCCACTACTCGCATTTTCATACCACCAGCACCTCCTCCCTGAGGAACTCCAAGAGGGCTCCTTTAAGGAAGGAGATCATCGACGCCTGGGCACTTCAAGCCAATGAGGACAAGGAGATGTGTTATTCGGGGTCCTGGCCGGGAAACCAATACCGTAACCAGGAAACCCAAACCGGCTCACCCTTGACAGTGGTGAAAAGTCCAGAACTCCAAAGCCCACCGGGAGCACAAGAGCCCGTCCATTCTGCCTCGGAGACACCGACCGACAGCGGCGTAGGAACCGATAACGGTTCTTCATATGGCTATCCCATGGCTGGCCAGAAAAACCTCCATCCCTCCAGCAACAGCGCCTTCTCCCGACTAGGCGGCAGCCCAACACCACAGCAGGCGTCGCAAACGTCGGAGCAAAGTATATCCTCCCCGAGCAAACACGATTCAGGAGCCCCGAACACATCCTCTCCAAAGAAGAGCAACTCCAGTCCTCCCGAGTGTCCCGAACAAGTGGCCTTTGGTCAGTTCCTCCTCAAGCCGGTCACCCGACGGCCATTTGATGCCATTGGTGAACTGGAGACCATCAATAAGGAGATGGAAGACACAATCAGCAAGAGGCGTCACGTCGGTCGGTCGGTTGACGATTTGGATGGGATGAATAAAAGAAATGGCCGCTACAGATCAGGAACGCATTTTCGAATCGGCCTCGAAGCAGGCAGAGAGGCAAGGAGTCTTCCCCCCACGCTCACAGATAAAACTGTGATGAAAATCCGATCAAAATCTTTTCCCTCTGCCGACGATTTGGAATCGGTGGGCGCACGGCAGACTTTCTGCAGACCACAGACCAACGTACCATTCACAAATGAGACATGTGCAATCCCCAGCCCAGGCGGGAGACGAGCCGCGCCCTCACTGCCTCAACACAGTCATTCAAACCGGCTTTATAGGCAGGATATTCCTGTCCCTCAGGAGTCATTGCTAAGGGATGTTGGGCTAACCGTCTACACAGAGACCCCCGGTGGTGGCGGGGAGGCGACGCGTTCGCTTCATCACACCGACCTGACAGTTCAGCTTTCGAGCGAGTGCGGCGCAGTGCACGGGAAAAATTGTGACGGGGCAGAGCACAGTTTTGATCTGGAGCTTCAAGAGAAAGTGGAGACTGAGACAAGGGCTCAGTtggacaaaatgtcacaaagcaAGAGTGAGCTGAATTTGAGCATCGGCGGAAGCAGGAGCGAAATGTTCCAATTGTCCAAGAGTCATAGTTCTCCGCTTGTCACCGGGGAGGTTTCCCATGCGTTCAAGGAAAATGGTCATGACGAATGCTGCCACTCTGAGCctctaaaatacaaaacaaacgaGTCAACGATAGCAGACGTGCACCTTGAGACCCTGCTTACCCAAGAGAAAGCCAACGCATTACCCGCAGAGGACCTGAGTAGCCTGTACGAAGTTAAATGTGCAAAGGGAATACCTGAAAATGAATCCATTGAGCAGAGAGCTGCCAGAATTTTGGGTATTCCCGTCCCAATGGAAACCTTGGGCGTGTCGGAGAAAAATGATGATGCAGAAACCCCCGTGGATGAGACACCCCACTGTCCAGGTGAAGGCGAACGCAATGTGTTTGAGGGGCCCGAGCAAGTCGAACAGGGATCGACAATTTTGCTGGGAACGGAGATGAAAGAGGTTCAGGTGTCAAAATTAGGCAAAGACCGCAATGAAGatagcaaacaaaagcacaataACAATCAACATGACGGCGAACGTAGCGAAGAGGACGTCACTCAGTCGGCGGTGGTGCTGGACCTCCCTGAATTCCCACCGTGTCGTCTTTCACTGTCCCTTCCCGTCAGCCCCGATGAGAAACGACCACTAAGGAAAGGAGAAAAGAAGTGCAGCACAACACAGCCTTCGAGAAAATTCATTGAAGCCCTGCAAGATAAGCTAAGCTCTTCCGCTAATATATCCGGGACATCTCTGGGCAGGTCGACCACAGACAGAATAGCCCGACTCAAAGAACTGCAATCGGTGTCTCGAATTCGACGCCTCAGCCTAAAAGGTTCCGATTCAAACAGAGACTGTAATTCCGAGGAGAGAGACGGAGACAGACGGGAAAACTTAGTTGAAGGAGAGGCAACGCTTGAGGTTGAGGAGAAACAAGAACATGAAGAAGGCCCGAATGCCCAGATCGGAAGGAGGAAAGTCGAGGATGTGGAGCGTGACCATGCATGTGTAACCGAGGACGAGGTAGCGCCTCCCAAAGAAGCTTGTCAACCCGGTGAAGACAATGAAAATATATGCAAAGGAGACGGAAAATCAAAGGAGGTAAAACAGACTGATGATGATTTTGCACTACAAGCAATAAAGGAAGGAGCGAGAGAAGACGACGGAGCAAAGACGGAAGAGCCAGAAGGAAAAGTGGAGCTTGACATTGGCCACAACGCGGACAAACAGCAAGCGGCAGAAGTTAGTCCGAGTAAAATGACAAACGACGTTAAGGTAGACAAGCTGCCCAAAGCGAAGCTTCGTACGAAGCTCCAGAAGCCTCCACTGCTCCCTAAACCTCGAAGTGTTCCCAAAAGAGAAATAACTCTACCGCTCGGTCTCAGCCCCGGGACCTTGACTCCCTCAAatatggaggaagcggagatgCTGAGTATCTCAG ACTCCTACGACCCCAGTCGAGTGGAACGAGTGTAA